Proteins encoded by one window of Salmonirosea aquatica:
- a CDS encoding carboxypeptidase-like regulatory domain-containing protein — translation MLRFYRTAILVLFLLTSIQIAKAQGYIIISGKIIDKTTRQPVPYAHIGVMSKGTGTIANAQGEFYYRFPKIAAEEDVTVARLGYKNRAQKGTGFVSGDKNVVLELERAQPVIVDSAYIKGFDARGWVVAALGKVAKNYTETPIMMTGFYQETLQQNGDYVDIREGVLKVEKDPRPKIEVPEKFRLLRGRRFESTSRHKALDEYEFPNGAAIVTRSLETGLPDYLSGSNLADYRFQLDDTIAFYNNKDVYQIHFRPVGPQVKGARNGIICINKADSAIVRIAYDFTPEGMEEVFKSSMKSVMGKVLGKSRREPKRLSSFTNYLPYGDKWYLQDSQLLIQTDFIEKSETITGTITLHFVANDILKSNGNAVPPTDQLLDTSLFPSQRIPKYDEVYWSNFNHIIPSADMRKILETLKK, via the coding sequence ATGCTGAGATTCTACCGAACTGCTATCCTTGTCCTGTTTTTACTCACCTCCATTCAAATCGCCAAAGCGCAGGGGTACATCATTATCAGCGGGAAAATCATTGACAAGACCACCCGTCAGCCTGTACCGTATGCGCACATTGGCGTAATGAGTAAAGGTACGGGTACCATTGCCAACGCACAGGGCGAATTTTACTACCGCTTTCCCAAAATCGCTGCCGAAGAAGACGTGACCGTGGCGCGCCTGGGCTACAAAAACCGGGCTCAGAAAGGAACTGGCTTCGTGTCGGGGGATAAGAACGTGGTGCTGGAACTGGAACGCGCGCAGCCCGTCATCGTGGATAGTGCCTATATCAAAGGTTTCGATGCGCGCGGCTGGGTGGTGGCAGCTTTGGGTAAGGTCGCTAAAAACTACACCGAAACGCCCATCATGATGACGGGCTTCTACCAGGAAACCCTGCAACAGAACGGCGATTACGTGGATATCCGGGAAGGCGTGCTGAAAGTGGAAAAAGACCCGCGCCCCAAGATTGAGGTACCTGAGAAGTTCCGTTTGCTACGGGGACGTAGGTTTGAAAGTACCAGTCGCCACAAAGCCCTGGATGAATACGAGTTTCCCAACGGAGCCGCCATCGTGACCCGCAGTCTGGAAACGGGCCTGCCCGATTATTTGTCGGGGAGCAATCTGGCCGATTACCGTTTTCAGCTGGATGATACCATCGCCTTTTACAATAACAAAGACGTATATCAAATCCATTTCCGGCCCGTGGGCCCGCAGGTAAAGGGCGCGCGCAACGGCATCATTTGCATCAACAAAGCCGATTCGGCCATCGTGCGTATTGCCTATGATTTTACGCCTGAGGGTATGGAGGAGGTATTCAAAAGTTCGATGAAAAGCGTGATGGGCAAAGTACTCGGCAAGAGTCGCCGCGAACCCAAACGTCTGAGCAGCTTCACCAACTACCTACCCTACGGCGACAAGTGGTACCTGCAGGATTCGCAACTGCTGATCCAGACCGATTTTATCGAAAAAAGTGAAACCATTACGGGTACCATCACGCTGCACTTCGTAGCGAACGACATTCTCAAAAGCAACGGCAACGCCGTACCGCCTACCGATCAACTACTCGACACATCCCTTTTTCCTTCACAAAGGATTCCCAAGTACGACGAAGTGTACTGGTCTAATTTCAACCACATCATCCCCTCGGCGGACATGCGGAAGATACTGGAAACGTTAAAAAAGTAG